In one window of Laspinema palackyanum D2c DNA:
- a CDS encoding glycoside hydrolase family 31 protein: MPQYFGKLPTTEQPWTSLQSVQSVKELENHIYFNCGSQTLVINAVAPNLIRVRMSPTGSLSLPRSWAVTQEENWPAVELSIQQHPDSTEIITDRMRVAIAHHPCRLTCFDPHDQPFAQDSDPGISWRQGAVANWKHIEAGEHFYGFGERTGLLDQRSQVRTNWTTDALDYDILTDEMYQAIPFFMALRPGLGYGIFFNTTFWSQFDLGASQPGVWSMETRGGELDYYIIYGPEPSEILATYTQLTGRMPMPPKWALGYHQCRWSYDSETEVRELAQTFRDRRIPCDVIHLDIDYMRGYRVFTWGPKRFPDPAQLIADLRENGFKTVTIIDPGVKYEPEGDYAVFDEGQDRDYFVRNPDGSIFHGYVWPDKAVFPDFLNPDVRQWWGDWHKTLTDIGVAGIWNDMNEPAIENRPFGDDGHKIWFPLDALQGPAEERATHLEVHNLYGQMMAQSCYQGLRQHRPNQRSFVLTRSGFAGIQRWSSVWMGDNQSLWEHLEMSLPMLCNMGLSGVAFVGCDIGGFAGNATAELFARWMQVGMLYPLMRAHSALNTARHEPWVFGDRVERICRDYIELRYQLLPYLYSLFWEAATTGAPILRPLLYHFPYDPQTYQIQDQVMLGPSLMAAPVYRPGVQCRAVYLPSGVWYNWWTGEQHQGPGYILADAPLERMPLFVPAGAIVPMGPVMQHTDERPLDSLRVRVWPVTGLETLHKTFVLYEDDGQSFDYETGSQGMTTYTLQQSAQELVFNISARTGNWTPPPREVVIEVLGFGEQRFMDDGGDRQLRFLL, from the coding sequence ATGCCCCAATATTTTGGAAAACTTCCCACAACAGAACAACCTTGGACCAGCCTCCAGTCTGTGCAATCTGTCAAAGAACTTGAGAACCACATTTATTTCAATTGTGGCAGTCAAACCCTGGTGATTAATGCTGTTGCACCGAATCTCATCCGGGTGCGAATGTCCCCGACTGGATCACTTTCTCTCCCGCGATCGTGGGCGGTAACTCAGGAGGAGAATTGGCCTGCGGTGGAATTAAGCATACAGCAACATCCAGACTCGACAGAAATCATCACGGACCGGATGCGGGTGGCGATCGCACACCATCCCTGTCGCCTCACTTGTTTTGACCCTCACGATCAACCCTTTGCCCAAGATAGCGACCCGGGAATTAGCTGGCGGCAAGGGGCCGTTGCCAACTGGAAACACATCGAAGCGGGGGAACATTTCTATGGATTTGGAGAACGCACGGGACTCTTAGACCAGCGATCGCAAGTCCGGACCAACTGGACCACCGATGCCCTAGATTATGATATCCTCACCGATGAAATGTATCAGGCCATTCCCTTCTTCATGGCCCTGCGTCCTGGCCTCGGTTATGGCATCTTTTTCAACACCACCTTTTGGAGTCAATTTGATTTAGGCGCATCCCAACCGGGGGTCTGGAGCATGGAAACCCGAGGCGGTGAGCTAGACTATTATATCATTTATGGTCCTGAACCCTCAGAAATTCTAGCCACTTATACTCAGCTAACGGGGCGGATGCCTATGCCGCCCAAATGGGCGCTGGGTTATCACCAATGCCGCTGGAGTTACGACTCAGAAACCGAAGTGCGAGAATTGGCCCAAACCTTTCGCGATCGCCGGATTCCCTGCGATGTCATCCACCTAGATATCGACTATATGCGCGGATATCGCGTCTTTACCTGGGGTCCGAAACGCTTCCCAGACCCGGCCCAACTCATTGCCGATTTGCGTGAGAATGGGTTCAAAACCGTCACCATTATCGACCCCGGGGTGAAATACGAACCCGAGGGAGATTACGCCGTATTCGATGAAGGACAAGACCGAGACTATTTCGTTCGCAACCCCGATGGGTCAATCTTTCACGGGTATGTTTGGCCGGATAAAGCCGTATTCCCCGATTTCCTCAATCCTGATGTCAGACAATGGTGGGGAGACTGGCACAAAACCCTCACGGATATAGGAGTGGCCGGAATTTGGAACGATATGAACGAACCGGCGATCGAAAACCGTCCCTTTGGAGATGACGGCCATAAAATTTGGTTTCCCTTAGACGCACTCCAAGGACCCGCAGAGGAACGCGCCACCCATTTAGAAGTGCATAATCTCTATGGTCAGATGATGGCGCAGTCCTGTTATCAAGGGTTGCGGCAACATCGACCGAATCAGCGTTCCTTTGTGCTAACGCGATCGGGATTTGCCGGAATTCAACGCTGGTCATCCGTCTGGATGGGGGACAATCAATCCCTCTGGGAACATTTGGAGATGTCCCTACCCATGTTATGTAATATGGGCTTATCCGGCGTCGCGTTCGTCGGCTGTGATATCGGCGGATTTGCTGGAAATGCCACCGCTGAATTGTTTGCCCGATGGATGCAGGTGGGAATGCTCTATCCCTTGATGCGGGCGCATTCAGCCTTAAATACAGCCCGTCATGAACCCTGGGTTTTTGGCGATCGCGTTGAACGAATCTGTCGAGATTACATCGAATTACGCTATCAATTGCTTCCTTACCTATATAGCTTGTTCTGGGAAGCCGCAACCACCGGAGCCCCAATTTTACGGCCTTTACTGTATCATTTCCCCTACGACCCCCAAACCTATCAAATTCAGGATCAAGTGATGCTGGGTCCGTCCCTCATGGCCGCCCCAGTGTATCGTCCCGGCGTCCAATGTCGGGCGGTTTACTTGCCGTCCGGAGTTTGGTATAATTGGTGGACCGGAGAACAACACCAAGGACCAGGATATATTTTGGCCGATGCACCCTTGGAACGAATGCCGCTGTTTGTTCCCGCCGGGGCGATCGTCCCAATGGGTCCGGTGATGCAACATACCGACGAACGTCCCCTAGATTCTCTGCGGGTTCGAGTCTGGCCCGTAACCGGGTTGGAAACCTTGCACAAGACCTTTGTGCTATACGAAGATGATGGTCAGAGTTTCGACTATGAAACCGGCAGTCAAGGGATGACAACTTATACCTTGCAGCAGTCTGCACAAGAACTCGTCTTCAATATTTCCGCCCGAACCGGAAATTGGACCCCTCCCCCCCGAGAGGTGGTGATTGAGGTCCTCGGATTTGGGGAACAGCGCTTTATGGATGATGGAGGCGATCGGCAGTTACGATTCTTACTCTAA
- a CDS encoding glycoside hydrolase, with protein MPHPLYVAFIWHQHQPLYKSRIGGQYRLPWVRLHGTKDYLDLVLILNRYPKLRQTVNLVPSLILQLEDYIEGTAFDPYLTAALTPETQLTLEQKHFIVEHFFDGNHRTLIDPHPRYAELYAQRQGQGRGWCLEHWGDREYGDLLAWHNLAWIDPIFWDDPEIEAWLKQGRNFTLSDRQRIYSKQREIISKIIPQHRQMQEAGQLEVITSPYTHPILPLLADTNAGRVAIPNMELPQHRFQWSEDIPRHLSKAWTMYQERFGQNPRGLWPSEQAVSPEILPYIAEQGFKWICSDEAVLGWTLQHFFHRDGAGNLFEPEYLYRPYRLETPQGDLSIVFRDHRLSDLIGFTYGAMEPRRAASDLVGHLEAIGYSLKQRQASGPDSGLEQPWLVTIALDGENCWEFYNRDGEPFLNSLYEKLSHHGEIELVTVAEFIEKFPPTATLPSARLHSGSWVDGSLTTWIGDPAKNKAWDLLEPARQMLAQHPEATEEANPEAWEALYAAEGSDWFWWFGEGHSSNQDAMFDQLFREHIAALYQALGEPVPENVLRPVEDHEQEGDRRPQSFIHPIIDGIGDEQDWDKAGRIEVGGARGTMHRSSAIQRVWYGVDHLHFYLRIDFKTGTEIGKDCPPELNLLWYYPGHPMSISPMPLAQGPDREPFNHLFHHHLGINLVSQSVWFQEARDHHQWHPRKGRAQVALNKCLEIAIPWADLPTDPDWTLHLMLVLSNGGRFQDGVTEDHLIPIQMP; from the coding sequence ATGCCTCACCCGCTCTATGTTGCTTTTATTTGGCATCAGCATCAGCCCCTCTATAAAAGCCGAATTGGGGGTCAGTATCGATTGCCTTGGGTCCGTCTGCACGGCACGAAAGATTATTTAGATTTAGTGCTGATTTTGAATCGGTATCCTAAACTCCGTCAAACGGTGAACTTAGTACCGTCCTTGATTTTACAGCTAGAAGATTATATCGAAGGCACGGCATTCGATCCCTACCTGACTGCCGCCCTCACTCCAGAAACCCAACTCACCCTGGAACAGAAACATTTTATTGTCGAGCATTTCTTTGATGGGAACCATCGCACCTTAATTGATCCCCATCCCCGGTATGCTGAATTGTACGCTCAACGGCAGGGCCAGGGCCGGGGATGGTGTTTGGAACATTGGGGCGATCGCGAGTATGGCGATTTGCTGGCATGGCACAATCTCGCCTGGATCGACCCGATTTTTTGGGATGACCCCGAGATTGAAGCGTGGCTAAAACAAGGTCGGAATTTCACCCTGAGCGATCGCCAGCGCATCTATTCCAAGCAACGGGAAATTATCAGCAAAATTATCCCCCAACATCGTCAGATGCAGGAAGCGGGACAGTTGGAGGTGATTACGTCCCCTTATACTCATCCCATTTTACCCTTACTGGCGGATACCAATGCCGGTCGAGTGGCAATTCCCAATATGGAATTACCCCAGCATCGCTTCCAATGGTCGGAAGATATTCCCCGGCACTTAAGCAAAGCTTGGACGATGTATCAAGAACGTTTCGGCCAGAATCCGCGTGGGTTATGGCCTTCGGAACAGGCGGTCAGTCCGGAGATTTTACCCTATATTGCCGAACAAGGGTTTAAATGGATCTGTTCCGATGAAGCGGTGTTAGGCTGGACTTTGCAGCATTTTTTCCATCGAGATGGCGCGGGGAATCTGTTTGAACCGGAATATTTGTATCGTCCTTATCGGTTGGAAACACCGCAAGGGGATTTATCGATTGTATTCCGGGATCACCGCTTATCGGATTTGATTGGGTTTACTTATGGTGCGATGGAACCGAGGCGGGCGGCATCGGATTTGGTGGGACATTTAGAGGCGATCGGTTATTCCCTGAAACAGCGACAAGCATCGGGTCCGGACAGTGGGTTAGAACAGCCTTGGTTAGTGACGATCGCCCTGGATGGAGAAAACTGCTGGGAATTTTATAACCGCGATGGCGAACCGTTCTTAAATTCCCTCTATGAGAAACTCAGTCATCATGGGGAAATTGAGTTGGTCACAGTGGCGGAGTTTATCGAGAAGTTTCCTCCCACAGCGACGCTTCCCAGTGCGCGGTTACATAGTGGATCTTGGGTGGATGGCAGTCTCACAACCTGGATTGGCGACCCCGCCAAAAATAAAGCCTGGGATTTGTTAGAACCGGCGCGGCAAATGCTGGCCCAACATCCAGAAGCCACGGAAGAAGCTAATCCAGAAGCATGGGAAGCATTGTATGCTGCCGAAGGTTCGGATTGGTTCTGGTGGTTTGGGGAAGGTCATTCTTCTAACCAGGATGCGATGTTTGATCAGTTGTTCCGGGAACATATTGCGGCGCTCTATCAAGCACTTGGTGAGCCAGTTCCCGAGAATGTCTTACGTCCGGTGGAAGACCATGAACAAGAAGGCGATCGGCGTCCTCAAAGTTTCATTCATCCGATTATTGATGGCATCGGAGACGAACAGGACTGGGATAAAGCGGGTCGCATCGAAGTGGGCGGTGCCCGAGGAACTATGCATCGCAGCAGCGCCATTCAACGGGTTTGGTATGGGGTAGATCACCTCCATTTCTATCTGCGAATTGATTTTAAAACGGGGACAGAAATCGGCAAAGATTGCCCTCCTGAACTAAATTTATTGTGGTACTATCCCGGTCACCCGATGAGTATCAGTCCCATGCCGTTAGCACAAGGCCCCGATCGCGAACCCTTTAACCACCTGTTCCACCATCATCTCGGCATTAACTTAGTGAGTCAATCGGTGTGGTTCCAGGAAGCCCGGGACCATCATCAGTGGCATCCCCGCAAGGGTCGCGCCCAAGTCGCCTTAAATAAATGCCTAGAAATCGCCATTCCCTGGGCCGATTTACCCACGGATCCGGATTGGACCCTCCATTTAATGCTGGTCTTATCTAACGGAGGTCGATTCCAGGATGGGGTCACAGAGGATCATTTAATTCCCATTCAAATGCCGTAA
- a CDS encoding TolB family protein, translating into MKRFLLIPMVSLVSLLSSCTTYPRLLNFTFDPSGRSLNSPSDDITPQISGRFITFVSDRQGRQDVYLFDGNTRRLVDIPGLNQLDILASHPGISEDGRYIVFAGTRQGQSNIYLHDRETRQLRNLTENFKAEVRNPVISADGSTIAFESSANGQWDLMILDARSGQPLDIPITPR; encoded by the coding sequence GTGAAGCGCTTTCTGTTAATTCCAATGGTTTCCCTGGTCAGTCTTTTGAGTAGCTGCACCACCTATCCGCGTTTGCTGAACTTTACCTTCGATCCTTCAGGACGGAGTTTAAATAGCCCCAGTGATGATATCACCCCGCAAATCTCGGGACGTTTTATTACCTTTGTCTCCGATCGCCAGGGACGACAAGATGTCTACCTGTTTGATGGGAACACTCGCCGCCTCGTCGATATTCCGGGATTAAACCAACTGGATATCCTCGCCTCCCACCCAGGCATCTCGGAAGATGGGCGTTATATTGTCTTTGCCGGAACCCGTCAGGGACAATCCAATATTTACCTTCACGATCGCGAAACCCGTCAGTTACGCAACCTCACGGAAAATTTTAAAGCAGAAGTTCGCAATCCCGTCATCAGCGCCGATGGCAGTACCATCGCCTTTGAATCCAGCGCCAACGGACAATGGGATCTCATGATTCTCGATGCGCGATCGGGTCAACCCCTAGACATCCCGATCACCCCGCGTTAA
- a CDS encoding CHAT domain-containing protein, translated as MLGRLWHWLKSTIARWLGWRRTPAPPAPPPLNPLSDTQYEQFFLKLLDGVAQGWDSGQVLDHLGDRLNDRFFHNWLMRFNRDRLLGSPRPHRKLASRMVQLGEVGCGKIGELAHQSGTQKLAQPPSPLTEAEFESLFPELLQQRYQGCEAVREWLQELESRAQERDWLDWLEKAEETWLANPPEARFVQALQEFGNLGEFPLAQRVGDLGQQLRERLRVNQPPRLLSETGGMTSPVVHQAETGNTSGEMEKSQERMTFENPEAEAAFVRILELFNARDYEAAVRLANEALESFPNEWVLWLGHGLPLYNLGRHEEAVASHDRTLALNPNSAIAWSNRGSALDNLGRHEEAVGSYDRALLLNPNSANAWANRGYALSELDCHEEAVGSYDRALALNPNLAKAWTDRGNALYNLGRHEEAVASHDCALVLNPNNATAWTNRGIAAGEYRGCFYSVTLTLPLHLQNPALNQPGYKGRLASYEEGLKHCPPHRDPEGAGLLNYNIGLAHYLQGRRDANPYPFWRKAIAPYNAALDTLSETHSPELRLKALRDLSRVLFELGQSEEAAELRRQGSDLLRRLIQQTPSPGKQRLLALEFMGLQQLTVDLECQAGNPVAALMLAEQGKNSCLRWWLSGWMEEIPSPDFPSLQQYLCPEKTAAVYWHISPSALTTFLLKPNQDPIPLLASDESEASFPRLRQLREWEDWTDNWKRDYQDYRSDKSESDSPSRDHPWRLDMVSRLQQLGEILRIEALLAELADEEIDHLILLPHRDLHLFPLEALFPPNYSLIRLPSAQVGMTLAQHPLPSITSEAPLLLVGYPDSQGFSPLEFAEVEAESLSLRFERVRPLCGRQVRQGSLCDELRKGEYRLMHFTGHGGYDFDAPDQSWLALSGEEFLRVRELLNLPLSGYRLVSLAACETAITGQKSITTDYVGLSSGWLMAGVSMLLSTLWTVESAASMVLTLKFYEQVLAGVPEPLALAQAKHWLSHCDVAQLREFYQAELERYKPDDVRVRPFLLDQLDFLAERDPNAQPYSHPYYWAAFTLTGDMT; from the coding sequence ATGTTAGGTAGACTTTGGCATTGGTTGAAATCCACGATCGCCCGGTGGTTGGGATGGCGACGAACTCCCGCCCCCCCTGCGCCACCGCCGCTGAATCCCCTCAGTGATACTCAATATGAACAATTCTTTCTGAAACTGCTCGATGGAGTGGCTCAGGGATGGGATTCTGGACAAGTGTTGGACCATCTAGGCGATCGCCTGAATGACCGCTTTTTTCACAATTGGCTGATGCGCTTTAACCGCGATCGCCTTCTGGGTTCCCCCCGTCCTCACCGGAAACTCGCCTCGCGGATGGTGCAGTTGGGGGAAGTCGGCTGTGGGAAAATCGGCGAGTTGGCTCATCAGTCCGGTACCCAGAAATTGGCTCAACCGCCATCCCCCCTGACTGAGGCGGAGTTTGAGTCTTTGTTCCCTGAGTTGTTGCAACAGCGATACCAGGGATGTGAGGCAGTGCGGGAGTGGTTGCAAGAGTTGGAATCTCGGGCGCAGGAGAGGGATTGGTTGGACTGGTTGGAGAAGGCGGAAGAGACTTGGTTGGCGAATCCCCCAGAGGCGCGGTTTGTTCAGGCGTTGCAGGAGTTTGGCAATCTGGGAGAGTTCCCCCTAGCACAACGGGTGGGGGATTTAGGACAACAATTGCGGGAGCGTTTGAGGGTTAACCAGCCTCCCCGGTTGCTGTCGGAGACTGGGGGAATGACATCTCCAGTGGTACATCAAGCAGAGACTGGGAACACTTCAGGAGAGATGGAGAAAAGTCAGGAACGTATGACATTTGAGAATCCGGAAGCAGAAGCGGCATTTGTACGGATACTTGAGCTATTTAACGCTCGTGATTATGAGGCGGCTGTGAGGTTAGCCAATGAGGCACTTGAATCCTTTCCAAATGAGTGGGTGTTGTGGCTGGGTCATGGCCTTCCGCTATATAACTTAGGTCGCCATGAGGAAGCTGTTGCCAGTCATGACCGCACCCTTGCTCTCAATCCTAACTCCGCAATAGCCTGGTCTAACCGGGGCAGTGCGCTGGATAACTTAGGTCGCCATGAGGAGGCTGTTGGCAGTTATGACCGCGCCCTTCTCCTCAATCCTAACTCTGCAAATGCCTGGGCGAACCGGGGCTATGCACTGTCTGAATTAGATTGCCATGAGGAGGCTGTTGGCAGTTATGACCGCGCCCTTGCCCTCAATCCTAACTTGGCAAAAGCCTGGACTGACCGGGGCAATGCGCTGTATAACTTAGGTCGCCATGAGGAGGCTGTTGCCAGTCATGATTGCGCCCTTGTCCTCAATCCTAACAATGCAACAGCCTGGACTAACCGAGGCATTGCTGCCGGAGAATACCGAGGATGCTTCTATTCCGTCACCCTCACCCTGCCCCTTCACCTGCAAAACCCCGCCCTCAACCAACCGGGGTATAAGGGAAGGTTAGCCAGCTATGAAGAAGGGTTGAAACATTGTCCCCCCCACCGTGACCCAGAAGGGGCGGGATTGTTGAATTACAATATAGGTCTCGCCCATTATTTGCAAGGTCGCCGGGACGCGAACCCTTATCCATTCTGGCGAAAAGCGATCGCCCCCTACAACGCCGCCCTCGACACCCTCAGCGAAACCCACTCCCCCGAACTGCGACTCAAAGCCCTGCGAGACTTGAGCCGTGTCCTCTTTGAACTGGGTCAATCTGAGGAAGCAGCGGAACTACGTCGTCAGGGGTCTGACCTGTTGCGCCGCTTGATTCAACAAACCCCCAGTCCGGGGAAACAACGACTACTGGCCCTGGAGTTTATGGGTTTGCAACAGTTGACCGTTGATCTGGAATGCCAAGCCGGAAATCCCGTTGCTGCCCTGATGCTGGCGGAACAAGGCAAAAATAGCTGTTTGCGCTGGTGGCTGTCGGGTTGGATGGAGGAGATTCCCAGTCCTGACTTCCCCAGTCTACAACAGTATCTCTGCCCAGAGAAGACCGCAGCGGTTTACTGGCACATCAGTCCCTCCGCCCTCACTACGTTCCTGCTCAAACCCAACCAAGACCCTATCCCCCTCCTCGCTTCAGACGAGAGTGAAGCGTCTTTCCCCAGACTGCGACAATTGCGGGAATGGGAGGACTGGACGGACAACTGGAAACGGGACTATCAAGACTATCGCAGCGACAAATCGGAGTCGGATTCTCCCAGCCGAGACCATCCCTGGCGTCTGGATATGGTCTCTCGCCTGCAACAGTTGGGGGAGATTTTGCGGATTGAGGCCCTGCTGGCTGAGTTGGCGGATGAGGAGATTGACCATCTGATTTTACTGCCCCACCGGGACTTGCACCTGTTCCCCCTGGAAGCCTTATTCCCCCCCAACTACAGTCTCATCCGGCTTCCCAGCGCTCAGGTGGGGATGACCCTGGCGCAACATCCGTTGCCCTCCATCACCTCCGAGGCTCCCCTGCTGTTGGTGGGATATCCCGACAGTCAGGGATTCTCGCCTCTGGAATTTGCCGAGGTGGAGGCGGAAAGCCTCAGTCTGCGGTTTGAGCGGGTGCGGCCCCTGTGTGGTCGCCAAGTCCGTCAAGGGTCCCTCTGCGACGAACTGCGAAAAGGGGAGTATCGGCTGATGCACTTTACCGGACATGGGGGCTACGATTTTGACGCGCCGGACCAATCCTGGTTAGCCTTGTCCGGGGAGGAGTTTTTGCGGGTTCGGGAGTTGCTGAATCTGCCTCTGTCGGGTTATCGTTTAGTCAGTTTGGCGGCTTGTGAAACAGCCATAACCGGCCAGAAATCGATTACCACGGACTATGTGGGTCTCAGCAGTGGCTGGCTGATGGCGGGGGTGTCTATGCTGTTGAGTACGCTCTGGACAGTGGAATCCGCAGCCAGTATGGTGTTGACCCTGAAGTTCTATGAGCAGGTTCTGGCGGGAGTCCCGGAACCCCTGGCCCTAGCACAGGCAAAACATTGGTTATCCCACTGTGATGTTGCCCAGTTACGGGAGTTCTACCAGGCGGAACTGGAACGGTATAAACCGGATGATGTGCGAGTTCGTCCTTTCCTCCTCGACCAACTGGATTTCCTCGCTGAAAGAGACCCCAACGCTCAACCCTATAGTCATCCTTATTATTGGGCCGCATTTACGTTAACTGGAGATATGACATGA
- a CDS encoding NifU family protein, with amino-acid sequence MSALALTAENVETVLDELRPYLMADGGNVELVELEGPIVKLRLQGACGSCPSSAMTLRMGIERKLRESIPEIAEVEQVL; translated from the coding sequence ATGTCTGCATTGGCACTCACTGCGGAAAATGTCGAAACTGTATTAGATGAACTGCGCCCCTACTTGATGGCGGATGGCGGAAATGTCGAACTCGTAGAACTGGAGGGTCCAATTGTCAAGCTGCGACTCCAAGGAGCCTGCGGATCCTGCCCCAGTTCTGCGATGACTTTAAGAATGGGGATCGAACGCAAATTGCGCGAATCCATTCCTGAGATTGCTGAAGTGGAACAAGTGCTGTAA
- a CDS encoding LmeA family phospholipid-binding protein, whose amino-acid sequence MIEEESLQDRAINAAAKLAISSQFDDFQTLDVSVHSESANLMKGELESVEISGEGMVMKQELRMEKLDIKTGKISVNPLLAAIGNVKLQEPTEATVAVVLNEQDINGAFDSDYIQETLQNFPVTVDGNPLTLDAHQVEFSLPGEGKIRLSIGVLFRETGETRQVEFTAIPKVQADGTGARLEEIEYLDGNELSPQMTAELLKKCEYLLNISNFELSSGMSVRLRGLRIVPGQIHLEAQAYIEEIPSN is encoded by the coding sequence ATGATCGAAGAAGAGTCCCTGCAAGATCGCGCTATTAATGCGGCAGCAAAATTAGCGATTTCCAGTCAATTCGATGATTTTCAAACCCTGGATGTTTCCGTTCATTCTGAATCTGCTAATTTGATGAAAGGTGAATTAGAATCCGTGGAAATTTCCGGGGAAGGGATGGTGATGAAACAAGAGCTTAGAATGGAAAAACTGGATATAAAAACCGGGAAAATATCCGTCAATCCTCTCTTGGCCGCCATCGGAAATGTTAAATTACAAGAACCCACAGAAGCCACCGTTGCGGTGGTTTTGAATGAACAGGATATTAACGGGGCCTTTGATTCGGATTATATTCAAGAAACACTCCAAAATTTTCCGGTTACCGTGGATGGAAACCCCCTGACTTTGGACGCTCACCAGGTTGAGTTTAGCCTTCCCGGTGAGGGAAAAATCCGACTCAGTATCGGCGTATTGTTTCGGGAAACTGGAGAAACTCGTCAGGTAGAATTTACTGCTATCCCCAAGGTGCAAGCCGATGGAACCGGGGCACGTTTAGAGGAAATTGAGTACCTGGATGGCAATGAACTCTCCCCGCAAATGACCGCTGAGTTATTAAAAAAATGCGAATATCTGCTCAATATTTCTAATTTTGAGCTATCTTCGGGAATGTCGGTCCGGTTGCGCGGTTTAAGGATTGTTCCAGGTCAAATTCACTTAGAGGCTCAAGCTTATATTGAGGAAATTCCTAGCAACTAA
- a CDS encoding DUF3386 domain-containing protein — protein sequence MTEQANPRDLFRAAYENRYTWDSNFPGYQAELQVKQGEETYTGQIHIKGDLTVEVSGIDNEEVQQSVYTQLRDIVTHRKRSKFEDAHGKNSFSAGESDDTDAIEILVKGDAMGSNYKIRGTEICQVSRVMGRMAFTIDTAESLDSGEGYVATRYHVVFRNAQTNDLIRELDFEDTYEQFGDYYLMTHQVIHSKENETVTTTEFKFSSIKLLEPAMV from the coding sequence ATGACAGAACAAGCTAATCCCCGGGATTTATTCCGCGCCGCCTACGAAAACCGTTACACCTGGGACTCGAACTTTCCAGGTTATCAGGCCGAACTCCAAGTCAAACAGGGAGAAGAAACCTATACCGGCCAAATTCACATTAAAGGTGACCTCACCGTAGAAGTCAGCGGAATCGACAACGAAGAGGTGCAACAAAGCGTCTATACCCAATTGCGGGATATCGTCACCCACCGCAAACGCAGCAAATTTGAGGATGCTCATGGCAAAAACAGCTTTAGTGCCGGGGAATCCGATGACACCGATGCCATAGAAATCCTGGTCAAAGGCGATGCGATGGGGTCCAACTACAAAATCCGAGGGACGGAAATCTGCCAAGTCAGCCGAGTCATGGGCCGTATGGCGTTTACCATTGATACCGCAGAAAGTCTGGATAGCGGAGAAGGCTACGTTGCCACCCGCTATCATGTAGTCTTCCGCAACGCTCAAACCAATGACCTCATCCGAGAACTCGACTTTGAGGACACTTACGAACAATTTGGAGATTATTACCTGATGACCCATCAAGTCATCCACTCCAAAGAAAATGAGACGGTAACCACCACAGAGTTTAAATTCTCCAGCATTAAACTCTTAGAACCGGCAATGGTTTAA